TTTCCGTCGTAGGATGGGGATTGCTCAACACATGTATGGACACTCTTGGTTGCTCGGCCAAAACAGCCCATCGCTGATGTACTTGATAGACACGGCCGTCATCTTGGGAGACTTCCGCAACCGTCATCCCGAATGCCATAGTGAGTTCATCTCATCGAACGAAACCACTGACCAGCCAGTATACTAAAACTCTACAGCCCTGGCAGATATGTGCGGCTTCCTCTGGGGAAGAATCGGCAAAGAGCTAGTCACCATCCAGATCCTCATTGCACAGGTCTTAATCACAGCCGCCGGCATCGTGAGCTGTTCCACAGCCTTCAACGCTCTGTCAAACCACGGCGCCTGTACCGTGGTCTTCAGTTTCGTCTCTGCTGCTTTAATCACCGCTCTATCCATGGTACGAACATTCAGTCGCCTCGGATGGCTAACATGGTTCGGATTCACCACCTTCTTCGTCGCCGTCTTTATCTTTGTCGTCGCCGTCACGCAGCAAGACCGTCCGGCTGCAGCGCCGCCCACCGGAGATTTTGACCTCGGTTGGACACCAATTGCTTATCCGACATTCGTGGCAGGTATGCTAGCCTCGGCGAATATCTTCCTATATGCGAGTGGATCAGCCATGTATCTCCCCGTTATATCGGAGATGCGCCATCCTCGCAATTATCGAAAAGCCGCGCTCGTTACCGGTTTCCTCGTCTGCGCCATTTATCTCTCATTCTCACTTGTTGTGTACAGATGGTGTGGACAATGGTTGGCTACACCTGTGTTTGGAAGTGCTGGTCCGTTGTTTAAAAAGATTTCGTACGGAGTTGCCCTTCCTGGCCTCATTATTGGCGTCGGTATCTACAGCCATGTCGCTGCTAAGCTTTTGTTCGTTCGGATTCTGCGAGGTACTAAACACTTGCAGGCAAATACTGCGGTGCACTGGTCTACATGGCTGGGTGTGAATCTACTGCTTGGTGTCCTATCATTTATTGTCGCTGAAGCTGTTCCGATTCTGAATtatcttcttggtcttgccggAACTCTGTGTTTTGCGCCCTTCAGTTTGATCTTCCCGGCGATGCTTTGGATGTATGACTACAAGGATTACCGGTCTGGCAGTCTCAGAAACAGGCTCGTATACGGACTTCACATCCTGATTGTCCTTGTCGGGCTGTTCATGGTAGTCGGTGGCACGTAAGTTTTGTGACCTCGGAGAAAGATAAGCTATACGTATTTCTAACCGACATACAGTTACGGTGTCGCCGTCTCGATTAAGGATGCTTACGCAACTGGGATGATATCGAAAGTCTTCAACTGCGCGGACAACTCGGGAAGCGTATCCTAATATCCTATTTAATTTACATTCAGCTTCGGGTATTCGCGTCCGTGTTAGATATAATTATACTGTAGGCGATGGTAGATTCATACAACTAGAACCATGACCCACGTTCATCTGCATACCCTCAGGGCTCCAACGATGAGGCACACGGGTGAACACGATGCGGGAAAGTTCGTCATATAGCGAATGACATGTATGACATCACTCATGTGTCGCAGGTGCAACAGTGGTCAGGTCGTATTCGCTGCCAAAACATCATAGGTATTCACGATCCCGTCCTTGGCCAATTCCACAAATGGTGACTGCCTCCATCTAAGGAGATAACTGCATAGAGCGAGGTCGCTACTAGCAAGCATCTCTTGCCTAAATTTGCATCCGAATCCCTACGTATCTCTGTTTAGCTCGCAAATTGACGGACTGTAGAAACTAGGCTGGGCATCCGAAACGCCACATCGGAAGCGTCCCTTATCAATGTTTTCGGAAAGGCGGGCAGCCGCACAGCCGCACCGTGTGAGAGTGAGAGCGAGCGGATACTGTTTGATATGGCCTGAGACAAAAGTCTAATCATGAAGACGGGATAAACAACTAGAGACGGTGGCCGAATAGCATCACCAGGTTCTCAGCGGCTTCACCCACTGCCGTGTCGGACGTGTTGAGAGACGGAAGATAGACATCGGCTTTGGGCTGGGGGAATGAGCTCTGTAATCATCCAATAATCTGCCAGATATTCACTCGGTTGGTCATAATATTAGATTGATGCAGATCTGGGACGCTCTGAAGCAGCTGCATCAAGATATGCACCATGGGTATAATGGCCGTGTCTTACCTTGTCACACAGCATGCAGGTTGGAGAAACTCACTtggagaaaaagaaaggaatATGTCGTGCAACACTACTCTTTCGTAATATTACTAAATCTATGAGGAGTTCCAGGAGGGGTTGTTGAAGATTCTCTTTTAGCTTAGGGGATGAGAATGTTGTCATTTGAGAACCGAATAATAtcgatggagaagacgaaTCCGGTCAGACTATCCGCCAAGGATATGTATGTTTATTTCTCAGATGCGTCCGAACCCTGATGCAGAAGCTGCCGACACAAACAAACTGCCTCTAGCTCACCTACAAGCATCATGCCCAACGTGGAGGAAACTGACGATGCGGTCAAATCACCACTGCTAATCATCTCCTACCCACGCACGGCGTCAAATCTATTCATGCGCATGCTTTCACTGCCCGATCAAGACGACGCACTCTCCCCGGAAAGCGGCGGTTACTTCTTCTACCCTGCTATCGGACACATGAGAGAAGCTGGCTTGCTGGACAAGCCACCCCAGCAATGGACCGAGGAGGAGACCAAGACCACACAACTAGCGTTCCAGGCCTGCTATGACAAGCTCCAAGGACTCATCGACACGGCTGCAGACCAGGGAAAGCTAGCAGTCATCAAAGAGCATGCACCGTTTATGATGTCGCCAACAGTGCAATCCAACTTTGTCCACAACCGCCAGGATCTCAGCACGCCTTGGAAAGTGGCTGTACCAAACACCCATTCCATACCAAATACTCATTCCGTACCAAATACTCATTCCGATTCCGAACCAAACACTCATGCCGTACCAAACTTAGGATACCCTCTGAATGAGTCTGTATTACCAGACCACTCCCTGTTGAAGTGTACACCCACCTTTCTCATTCGACATCCTGCTCTAGCCTTTCCATCTTACTATCGCGTCAAGCTTGCACAAGGAATGGGAAGCGAAGCCCAAGATCCGATGAATCAGTTAGTTCAGGCGTGTACCCTACGGTGGACTCGTAACCTCTATGATTGGTACACTTTCGCTTGGGAAGCTGTCACGCCAAGGAAAACGCCGCCGGTTATCCTGGATGCTGACGACATGCTGGATAATCCAGAACTGGTTCGACATTTTTGCGACTACGTCGGCTTGGATTCTACCAAGGTTCGGTTTGAGTGGAGTTCTATTAGCAAGGATGACCTTGCAAATGAGCATCCAATTCGA
The genomic region above belongs to Pochonia chlamydosporia 170 chromosome 2, whole genome shotgun sequence and contains:
- a CDS encoding amino acid transporter (similar to Aspergillus flavus NRRL3357 XP_002372850.1); translated protein: MAASPPEKSPTGHDESMINPVVTAPSDTSSHKGDPLEAQEVFQETTEGVNFRTVSWQRAAIIFLKIQFAMSILSVPAALGTLGAVGGSLSVVGWGLLNTYTAVILGDFRNRHPECHTLADMCGFLWGRIGKELVTIQILIAQVLITAAGIVSCSTAFNALSNHGACTVVFSFVSAALITALSMVRTFSRLGWLTWFGFTTFFVAVFIFVVAVTQQDRPAAAPPTGDFDLGWTPIAYPTFVAGMLASANIFLYASGSAMYLPVISEMRHPRNYRKAALVTGFLVCAIYLSFSLVVYRWCGQWLATPVFGSAGPLFKKISYGVALPGLIIGVGIYSHVAAKLLFVRILRGTKHLQANTAVHWSTWLGVNLLLGVLSFIVAEAVPILNYLLGLAGTLCFAPFSLIFPAMLWMYDYKDYRSGSLRNRLVYGLHILIVLVGLFMVVGGTYGVAVSIKDAYATGMISKVFNCADNSGSVS
- a CDS encoding P-loop containing nucleoside triphosphate hydrolase (similar to Glarea lozoyensis ATCC 20868 XP_008082411.1), with the protein product MPNVEETDDAVKSPLLIISYPRTASNLFMRMLSLPDQDDALSPESGGYFFYPAIGHMREAGLLDKPPQQWTEEETKTTQLAFQACYDKLQGLIDTAADQGKLAVIKEHAPFMMSPTVQSNFVHNRQDLSTPWKVAVPNTHSIPNTHSVPNTHSDSEPNTHAVPNLGYPLNESVLPDHSLLKCTPTFLIRHPALAFPSYYRVKLAQGMGSEAQDPMNQLVQACTLRWTRNLYDWYTFAWEAVTPRKTPPVILDADDMLDNPELVRHFCDYVGLDSTKVRFEWSSISKDDLANEHPIRRHTRATLLTSSGIERGKTFFGLSVEGEVEKWKDEFGHPAADRLEGWVRAAMPDYEYLRGRRLVM